Proteins encoded by one window of Bradyrhizobium sp. B097:
- a CDS encoding DUF2848 domain-containing protein, translating to MFMKFDRIAKDRTDHVGVEIESLVIAGWAGRDAATIEHHIEELAALGIPRPSTTPLYYRVAAQILTQADRLTVLGPDSSGEVEPVLVAMADGLWIGIGSDHTDRRAEAMGIALSKQLCGKPVGLQLWSYADVEPHWDELVLRSWATIDGKRVLYQESPVSSLRTPRDLIRRYASADLLPAGTLMFCGTPGAIGGIRPGARFEMELSDPVLKRSLIHGYDIDVLPVIA from the coding sequence ATGTTCATGAAGTTTGACCGCATCGCGAAGGATCGAACCGATCATGTCGGCGTCGAAATCGAATCGCTCGTGATCGCGGGTTGGGCGGGCAGGGACGCGGCGACGATCGAGCACCACATCGAGGAGCTTGCTGCGCTCGGAATCCCGCGCCCGTCGACGACGCCGCTTTACTACCGTGTCGCAGCCCAGATACTGACGCAGGCGGATCGCCTGACGGTGCTCGGTCCGGACAGTTCCGGTGAGGTCGAGCCGGTCTTGGTCGCGATGGCCGATGGACTTTGGATCGGAATCGGATCCGACCACACCGATCGCAGGGCGGAAGCTATGGGGATCGCACTTTCGAAGCAGCTCTGCGGCAAGCCGGTCGGCCTGCAGCTCTGGAGCTACGCTGATGTCGAACCGCACTGGGATGAATTGGTCCTTCGTTCCTGGGCGACGATCGATGGCAAGCGGGTGCTGTATCAGGAAAGTCCTGTCTCGTCGCTAAGAACACCGCGCGATCTCATTCGTCGTTACGCGAGCGCCGATCTCCTCCCTGCCGGGACCCTGATGTTCTGCGGGACGCCGGGTGCGATCGGCGGAATTCGCCCGGGGGCGCGCTTCGAGATGGAGCTGAGCGATCCGGTTCTCAAACGCTCCCTGATCCACGGCTACGACATAGACGTCCTGCCGGTTATCGCTTGA
- a CDS encoding ATP-binding cassette domain-containing protein, with product MLCVDKVSVSIEGVRVLRKVSCDVVARKTTVLIGRNGAGKTTTLRAIMGLIPHDEGSIRLDSDDLGNMPAYTRARAGIGYAPEDRRLIPELSVEENIRLPALALNLDKAEIGRRLDEIYMLLPELHVMRSRPAGGVSGGQGKMVALGRALTVARKVLLLDEPFQGLAPALALEYARTLGELRKHRPELALLITESSPVLLDRVADRTLQIERGEILVPTTKDEKAHVHEV from the coding sequence ATGCTCTGTGTCGACAAGGTCAGCGTCTCGATCGAAGGCGTGCGTGTGCTGCGCAAGGTCAGCTGCGATGTCGTCGCGCGCAAGACGACAGTGTTGATCGGCCGCAATGGTGCCGGCAAGACAACGACGCTTCGCGCAATCATGGGGCTCATCCCGCACGACGAGGGCTCGATCCGCCTCGATTCCGACGATCTCGGCAATATGCCGGCCTACACCCGCGCCCGGGCCGGTATCGGATATGCCCCGGAAGACCGCCGATTGATACCGGAGCTGAGCGTGGAGGAGAACATCCGCCTTCCGGCCCTGGCGCTCAACCTCGACAAGGCGGAAATCGGTCGCAGGCTGGACGAAATCTATATGCTCCTGCCGGAACTGCATGTGATGCGGTCGAGACCTGCGGGCGGTGTTTCCGGCGGGCAGGGCAAGATGGTTGCGCTGGGCCGTGCGTTGACTGTGGCGCGCAAGGTCCTGTTGCTCGATGAACCCTTCCAGGGCCTGGCGCCGGCCCTCGCGCTCGAATATGCGCGGACGCTCGGCGAGCTGCGCAAGCACCGGCCCGAACTCGCGTTGCTGATCACGGAATCCTCGCCGGTTCTGCTCGACCGCGTTGCCGACCGCACATTGCAGATCGAGCGCGGCGAGATTCTTGTTCCAACTACCAAGGATGAAAAAGCCCATGTTCATGAAGTTTGA
- a CDS encoding ATP-binding cassette domain-containing protein, whose protein sequence is MTRPILEAEELHVAFNGVKAADGVSISIYDGEFLAIIGPNGSGKTTLLNICTGYIRPRSGSVRLDGQDITRMSPRAIARRGMARAFQIPQLFSAQRVIDNMMLALAAKDGLWNVVRPLEIASRREEAEALLDLVGLAGDSERISSTLPEGHRKLLDIAVALALKPRLLLLDEPTSGVSAIERFPLMEALMSALRQRRITALFVEHDMDVVARYASRVLVWNAGNIMAEGRPEEVFSNALVRERVVGVA, encoded by the coding sequence ATGACGCGTCCGATCCTTGAGGCCGAAGAGCTTCACGTCGCCTTCAACGGGGTCAAGGCCGCCGACGGCGTCAGCATCTCGATTTACGACGGCGAGTTTCTCGCCATCATCGGCCCAAACGGTTCGGGCAAGACGACGTTGCTGAACATCTGCACCGGCTACATTCGTCCGCGATCGGGCAGCGTGAGACTTGACGGGCAGGACATCACCCGAATGTCGCCGCGAGCGATCGCGCGGCGCGGCATGGCGCGTGCCTTCCAGATCCCGCAGTTGTTCTCCGCGCAGCGCGTAATCGACAATATGATGCTGGCGCTAGCCGCCAAGGACGGCTTGTGGAACGTGGTGCGTCCGCTCGAGATCGCAAGCCGGCGCGAGGAGGCCGAAGCGCTGCTCGACCTTGTCGGGCTCGCCGGCGACAGTGAACGAATCAGCAGCACGCTGCCCGAGGGGCATCGCAAGCTGCTCGACATCGCGGTCGCGCTTGCGCTCAAGCCGCGGCTGCTGCTGCTCGACGAGCCTACAAGTGGTGTCAGCGCGATCGAGCGGTTTCCACTGATGGAAGCGCTGATGAGTGCGCTGCGCCAGCGCCGGATTACGGCGCTGTTCGTCGAGCACGACATGGACGTGGTCGCTCGCTATGCGAGCCGCGTGCTGGTCTGGAACGCCGGCAACATCATGGCCGAAGGACGGCCCGAAGAGGTGTTCAGCAATGCGCTGGTGCGCGAGCGCGTCGTGGGAGTGGCATGA
- a CDS encoding branched-chain amino acid ABC transporter permease, producing the protein MRTIPAAAAVLVLAALPLFAPWLQFVLTLAVAKGFAALGVAVLLRAGLISIGHAMFFAASAYGVAFLARAGINDFGVLLILSVLSAALVGAIAGSFLVRYRAIFFAMLNLAVSMVFYALCAKLYGVTGGTDGMPVPIPAIFGVVVAEPVFKNILFYLSLGLMVLVGLAVQRYLNSPLGQALSAVHTNEIRLEYLGIPVWAVLLIAYIISAALAGLGGAIAGFAIGRVVPDFAFWTASGHLVLVAVLGGIGGVPGAFLGALFLELLHSAAVTVTDAWNMIVGAALIVVIMFMPQGFYGLFSRKEASRL; encoded by the coding sequence ATGCGCACCATTCCTGCCGCCGCCGCAGTTCTCGTTCTCGCTGCACTTCCGCTGTTTGCGCCCTGGCTGCAATTCGTGCTGACTCTGGCCGTCGCCAAGGGCTTTGCCGCACTTGGCGTCGCCGTGTTGCTGCGCGCTGGGCTGATCTCGATCGGCCATGCGATGTTCTTTGCCGCCAGCGCCTATGGTGTTGCGTTCCTGGCGCGGGCCGGGATCAACGATTTCGGCGTGCTGCTGATCCTCTCGGTGCTGTCTGCAGCGCTGGTCGGCGCCATCGCCGGATCGTTCCTGGTGCGCTATCGCGCGATCTTCTTTGCGATGCTGAACCTCGCCGTCTCGATGGTGTTCTACGCGCTGTGCGCCAAGCTCTACGGTGTTACCGGCGGCACCGACGGCATGCCGGTGCCGATTCCCGCGATCTTCGGGGTCGTGGTCGCCGAGCCTGTCTTCAAGAACATTCTGTTCTATCTCAGCCTGGGGCTGATGGTGTTGGTGGGGCTTGCCGTGCAGCGCTATTTGAACAGCCCGCTGGGGCAAGCTCTATCGGCGGTCCACACCAATGAGATCCGGCTTGAGTATCTGGGAATTCCAGTGTGGGCCGTGCTCCTGATCGCCTATATCATCTCGGCGGCGTTGGCCGGGCTCGGCGGCGCGATTGCCGGCTTTGCGATCGGCCGGGTCGTGCCCGACTTCGCGTTCTGGACCGCGTCGGGTCATCTTGTGCTGGTCGCCGTGCTCGGCGGCATCGGCGGCGTGCCCGGCGCGTTTCTCGGTGCGCTGTTCCTGGAGTTGCTGCACAGCGCGGCCGTCACCGTGACTGATGCCTGGAACATGATCGTCGGAGCGGCCTTGATCGTGGTGATCATGTTCATGCCGCAAGGGTTCTACGGGCTGTTCTCGCGCAAGGAGGCGTCGCGCCTATGA